The window AACTTAACATCTATTATTGCTCTACACAAGTGTTTCAGCCAGTTTTCTGAAGCTTCAGGATTGCAGGCTAATCTTGGTAAGAGTTGTGTGTATTTTGGTGGAGTTAAGAAAGAGATTCAAGACAACATATTGAGTCACTTAGGTTTTGTGCATGGAACCTTATCTCTCAAATACCTGGGGGTGCCTTTATCAACAAAGAAGCTCACACTACTACAATAGCAACCACTAGAAAAGATCACAGCTAGAATAATTTCTTGGACTGCCAAAAAGTTATCCTATGCAGGCAGAATTCAGCTGGTCAAATATGTGCTCTTTGGAATTCAGGCCTACTGGGCTCAATTATTTCTAATACTTGCAAAGGTCCTGAAAACTATAGATGTTTATTGTAGAAGCTATGTATGGTCAGGAAGTAACACAATAACTAGGAAAGCTTTAGTGGCATGGGATAGAGTATGCACTCCTAAGTCAGTAGGAGGGCTAAATCTTATCAACATAAAACTGTGGAACCAAGCTGCTCAAATCAAGACATGCTGGGATATAGCTCACAAACAGGATAAAATGTGGATTCGATGGATTCATGCTTACTATGTCAAAGGCAACCTTTTGAAGGAAATGACAATACCTTCACAAGCAAGCTGGATCACTAGGAAAATACTCGAAGCCAAGGAGCACTTGGACTTGATACCTCATGTCACAACTACTCGGAGCATGATCAACTCAATCTATAAACAGCCCCTCCCTACAATGATGGCAGAGCCTTGGAAGTATCTTATGTTTAAAAATGATGCCAGACCTAAAGTAATTTTTACAATATGGCTACAACTACAAGGGAGACTAGCTACAACAAATCAACTAGTGAATTGGGGATTAGCAGTGGATCCTACATGCACATTATGCCAGAATAAACTGGAAACAAGAAATCGTCTTTTTGCTGAGTGTGAATTCACTAAAGCTATGTGGAGAAAAATGCAGCAATGGCTACAAATAAAAGGGATACCAGTGCAGACTTGGGACCAGCACACAGAGTGGGCTATTtataaagccaaagggaaatcGTAGCAAGCTTAAATTTTCAGAATAGTGTATGCTGGGTGTATCTATGCTATATAGATGGAAAGAAACcaaagaatttttgaaaagaagtaCCGGAGCTGAGAAACAATTGTGCAAAAAGTAACTTATATTTGTCATGTAAGAGCAACACCAATAGCTAAGGTTTTGCTACagagttttttttttagaatCCAGTTATGTACTGGCGTGTATAGATCAGAGAGTTACTACTGATAGGTAGACTTTAGATATCTAATTGTATTTTGTTTAGCTATGATTTTGTACAATTTCAAAGGTGATTAATACAAAAAtttagttaccaaaaaaaaaaaaaatgtacaaATAATGTTGtagtactgattgtgaatagcgAAAGGTCTGGATAAAAAAAGTCGAACATTCAATTCATGTGGTTATTAAGATTCAGTAAGTGAATAATTTTGTTTTATCCATGGAGTTAGTATTTAATACTAGAAGTTTAATATGTAATACAGTAAAGAATGTCTAGTGAAAGGCGAGGACTCCTAGCGTCACTTTCAAGACTTATAGCCCGTTTGACCAAGCttcaaaaatcagcttattttgagaagtactttttttcaaaagtgtttttctcaaaagtacttttggtgagaagcagtttgtgtttggctaattagttggaaaaacacttctgagcagcaattagtatttggccaaactttaaaaaactgtttctaagtgtatttttctcaaaagtgtttctcaaaaaagtgtttttggagagaagctatttttttctacttctccaaaactgcttctgcttctcctcaaaaatacttttttccttccaaaagcttagccaaacacctcaattttggcTATTAGAATGCACTTAAATTTTGTAATTACAAATGCTAATGCTTCATTACATAAATTTCTATTCTATTATATAGAAAAGCCATGAAGGTCGACCGAGGGCAAAATTGTCATTTAGCTCAATCCTAAAAGTTGTTGTTTGCATCTGCTCACGCACTCTCGCAGTGGCTCTCCAGTTCTTTTTTtcgttctttctttttcctttctatcTGTAATTTAGTGAATAAAGGAAATTTTGGACTTTTCAAAAGTTGGATAGTACAAAAATGTGGGACATATTTGAACACATATTTACCCAAACTTCTCTACAGTTGCATAGTACAAATTATCAGACTTCTCTACAGATGCATAGTACAAATTGTCAGACTTCTCTACAGATTCATAATACTTAAAAATTACATGTTTTATACTTGCACATAATACAAATACTTCAAGCAAATCTAAGATTTTCCTAAATCAAGTCTATTTGGTAGCTAATTCTTTTCAAccacaaaaattgaaaagaaaattctattTGAATTCGATTAAATATGTAAATCTTGTGCAATTAGGACCTAACAAACAACTAATTCTGAGTTTGAATAGAAAATATGCTAAATCAACAGTTGAGCTTGAATATATAAAATTGATAAGTTAAAGCGTAACAAAATAGATGTTTAAGATGGTACATAGCTATAGGGAGGATAGCAAATCGTAATAGGGTTTGTATTTTTCCCAAGATTGATTATGGGTAGTAGCTAATGGTGGGATGTAGAAATCGGGATAGCTAATCCCATGGGATATCCTAATTTATCTCACATGTAACCAAACGATATTACTAACACATAGGCGTTTAGCTATTTGTGGGGCGCTCCCCTATTGAATTCATAATTTCTTCCCTACCGAGTATTAATTTAGAGAGGTTCTACTATCAAAATCACTCAACTTAGAGCTTTTCTCTAATAAAATAACTCAACCAAATTTGTCTTAAAATAATATGACGCagcaaaataaattattttttaaagtcGTATACACATGAAACTCACCAATAAAACAAAGAAGACCTATATCTTATAACCCACCCATCCACAAATCAAAAATGGATTTAATCTAAATTATACACATTAGATTTGATAACCTTACTTTTCAAGATTTAGTTTTGTAgtttattataaatattttaatattttatgggAGATATAAAAATAACACAAGAAATTTAATTGAATAAAATAGAAATTTTTTATGTAGTATCctttttttctatttaaattgtgAATGAACGTAGAAGATAATATCTGCTTTACGTTCTTTTTGGTACATAATCAGTTAggaattattaaaattatttttctctattttcatcATTGTGGTATTATTGGGTTTCCACAGATAGTTGATCTTTTTTCTTAATAATCTTTGTAGGTGATACTATACATTTTCCTCGTCTTTTCgttttaatttgttatttttctttcttgttttcctACCTATTCATTTTTCAGAAAAATTGTCCAAAAAAGTTATGCTATTGATATTATCGAGTCTCAACATATTGAATACACATAAAAACTCTTGAATCGTTGCCTCGCTTAATATATTTGATGCATTACTCTAGTATTGTTCATTTGTACTCGAAAATACACCACGTTAAAATGTTAAAAATACGAAAAGAAAGAAGGATAACAATTATTCAATTCACATCAAGAAAAAAGAATGAAACATCGAATGACAAACAAAATTTAGCTATGAATTAATGATCACCCAAATGGAATCAAACTTACGATATAAACAAGACAATCATGTGATGAAATTCACATTAATCCTCTCCCCTTTTCACGTCCGGATCTCTATGTTCCGCGCTAGCCCACTGGATTTTTGATGTTCTATCTTTGGACAAGATGTCTCAAACATCTCTCAAGAAGTTTGCAACATCTTAAAGGATGTTTCACACATTTGACAGAATGTTTTGAACATCCTGATAAAGTTTAAACATCAAATATTCTGATAAAAATTTAAACACTCTTTCCCTGCATCAACaaattctctcttttcctttagaAACATTTGTAGATTTAGTACCTCAAGCtcaaatatttgttttgattcaAGCAATTCAAAGTACATATCAATTTTCTCTCAAGAAAAATACAAGGAAGTGTTGTAAATACACTATTTGATTTTATATTGGTTGTTGGACCAACTGTAAACTCTAAAGTTTTTCATGGAATATTATCTTTTGATGTATGTATTAGattatctttatattttttagaattaaCTTTTTCATATTCTCATTACGTTATCAGAAACCTTTCAAGCCATCTCCAACGTTGCCTTCATTTACCATAATGCAGtcgatttttggagaaatttgacTCCAATGCTGCTGCATTTTTGGTTGCAAAACGGGGGATGAGTAGTGCCACTCTAAAATTTTGATTGACACTATTCATCTCCCCATTACTATTCCCTATTACTTTATtattacttttattatttaatttttttaattgatCTCTTTATATgtacctaattatgtttatgtaatatctttataatattaagtttACATCTTAACTTTTTCGGATAATTTTGACAAAACTAATTCGTGCATTTATTATCCgtcaatatatataatatataatattttcttacaaaattatattatttaaaaatttatcgTACAAATAATTTTATGTTAAATGGTTATATAAGAAAGGAATATAAATTATATGTGGAGGAATTGACCTTCGAACAACTTGAATCTgaccacaaacaacttaatacaatcaatacaagctataaaAATCAATTTCATATGACAAAGCAAAGTTCTTTAAGCAAAGTCAAAAGTCAACCTCGTATCCACTCGGAATctaacaaaatttataaaatctagatgcccattcaataacgagtgtAGGGTTGGAGATGGCCTCACAATTTGTAGTATATTTTATCTTgtgtctttttttgttttttggcaaATATTTCTCATTTTCGTTTCGACAGATTTGacttttcaaatatataattaatgaATTCTACGTGTAATTATCGACTTGTGGACTTTCAAGGGCATTTTGGTCTTTCACCCAAATCTTCCAATTTCCCTCCATAGGACTTGCGGATCCCCTACTCAGTTTTAACAAAATAAatctctcttttattttattttatttgttggtATTCTTTTTCTAACCTCCTTCTATGGTATTAATGTTTCTCCTCTAGACACTTGATTCTTGAAAGAGATTAGAAACCCTTTCCAAAAATTTTCTAACCTTTGGTCAGCAGCTGAAAAACTTGATTACCTTCAAAAATTTTGCTTTGTCAATTTTGCTAGTTGTCATTAGTGACGGTTTGAGTAGGTAATCTCTTCATCTCGAATTGAACATGTAATAACTATTCCCACCAGCTAACTATTTCTTTTATATTTCACTCAATTTGACTAGCAAGAAGACATTACATTTTTAGTTTGTATTGATCAGATTGCATGCGCTAGTTTAAAGCATATCCTTGTTCTTTTGTTCCTGTAACGATTGAATATATTCCAGTCAACTTTTATTTTCTTCGCCTTTAGCCACTTCAAGAAATCAGCCATTATATTTGCTTTTTTGCAAGTGTTTTCCTTAATTTTCATCCTAGCCAAGGACGTTTCAATAAAATTCGTGGCCTAAAGTCAAATTTTACAAAGGGGcctttatttttgtccatattgtAGTTATTTCACAAAATATAGTATTAATATTtacattgattttttttctttatttctgtcTATAATGTagttattgtgagcacgtgatttttgccctacgagaactactcccagaaaattcaaaataagatagttttgtgttgtttgtgatttatttgtatttgtgtGTGCAtgattatttttactttaattaagaaaaaaaatacaataaataaataaatatatgtgcatttaggatttaactttacaagtaggaattaattaaacaatatttgaatttataagaatgaaaatcacaaaaaatatgtactttgcatttttaatttaatctccaattgtgtgattttatttggttGGTATTTGATTGTGCATGGTAATTGTTATTagaagataattagtattttttaattttggttggtaatttaatctaaattttagataggaaataagaagaaaaagaagaaacaaata of the Nicotiana tabacum cultivar K326 chromosome 7, ASM71507v2, whole genome shotgun sequence genome contains:
- the LOC107771713 gene encoding uncharacterized protein LOC107771713 translates to MECVQRVNYTVMINGEPSEPFNSTKSLRQGDPMSPFLFAITIEYLNRKLNELKEDRSFQFHPKCAKLGITHLIFADDLLLFAKGNLTSIIALHKCFSQFSEASGLQANLGRIQLVKYVLFGIQAYWAQLFLILAKVLKTIDVYCRSYVWSGSNTITRKALVAWDRVCTPKSVGGLNLINIKLWNQAAQIKTCWDIAHKQDKMWIRWIHAYYVKGNLLKEMTIPSQASWITRKILEAKEHLDLIPHVTTTRSMINSIYKQPLPTMMAEPWKYLMFKNDARPKVIFTIWLQLQGRLATTNQLVNWGLAVDPTCTLCQNKLETRNRLFAECEFTKAMWRKMQQWLQIKGIPVQTWDQHTEWAIYKAKGKS